The following coding sequences are from one Candidatus Rokuibacteriota bacterium window:
- a CDS encoding nitrite/sulfite reductase: MRGAEVTAAPAEPVKEAPVKETKAQRVERLKRELNPWEHFDEIVRFAREGYQSIPAAWLNTYFRAWGVYTQGDGLGAIGGKGGEGKAVPYFMVRIRIPNGFLLSHQLRSIADLAEKHARAVGDLTVRQNVQLHWVPIEAIPEIFQSLWRCGITTMGACGDVTRNITGCPLAGVDADEIVDASPLNHAATRMLNGNPEFSNLPRKYKVSITGCRVWCSYPEINDIGMTAITHPETGEIGFSVRVGGGLSTTPHLGLRLNVFVHWNEVLPVVKGITQIFSDSDVLRQDREKARLKFLFLTHGWTVERFQEELERRIGFRLDPAVPEEPPDDVYRDHVGIHPQKQDGYVYAGIAVLRGRMTAGEMRLVADLADRYGTGELRTTAMQNLLILNVRPQNTEALAKEVETAGLRLRASPFWRGTIACTGTEFCKLALTETKGFARWLVEELETRMPRFEQHVKIHVTGCPNSCGQHWIADIGIEGKKTKVEGTMADAYYFCVGGAVGKHQAKARPVGYRVSATEVPEAIERLLRRYLADRSNGENFRQFCSRHTDEQLRGLLAGGEVAAVARDASPGRPPHGVDG; encoded by the coding sequence GTGCGCGGGGCCGAGGTCACGGCCGCCCCGGCAGAGCCCGTCAAAGAGGCTCCGGTAAAAGAGACGAAGGCGCAAAGGGTCGAGCGCCTCAAGCGCGAGCTGAACCCCTGGGAGCATTTCGACGAGATCGTCCGGTTTGCTCGCGAGGGGTATCAATCGATCCCGGCAGCGTGGCTCAACACGTATTTCCGCGCGTGGGGGGTCTACACCCAGGGTGACGGCCTCGGCGCGATCGGCGGCAAGGGCGGCGAGGGGAAGGCGGTGCCCTACTTCATGGTGCGGATCCGCATCCCGAACGGCTTCCTCCTCTCTCACCAGCTCCGCAGCATCGCCGACCTCGCCGAGAAGCATGCGCGCGCGGTCGGAGACCTCACCGTCCGCCAGAATGTCCAGCTCCACTGGGTCCCGATCGAGGCGATCCCGGAGATCTTCCAGAGCCTCTGGCGGTGCGGCATCACCACCATGGGGGCCTGCGGCGACGTCACGCGCAACATCACCGGCTGCCCGCTGGCCGGCGTGGACGCCGACGAGATCGTGGACGCTTCCCCGCTGAACCACGCGGCGACCCGGATGCTGAACGGCAACCCCGAGTTCTCCAACCTCCCGCGCAAGTACAAGGTCTCCATCACCGGCTGCCGGGTCTGGTGCTCCTACCCCGAGATCAACGACATCGGCATGACCGCCATCACGCATCCTGAGACGGGCGAGATCGGCTTCTCGGTCAGGGTCGGCGGGGGGCTCTCGACGACCCCGCACCTGGGCCTGCGTCTGAACGTCTTCGTCCACTGGAACGAGGTCCTCCCCGTCGTCAAAGGCATCACCCAGATCTTCAGCGACAGCGATGTCCTGCGGCAGGACCGCGAGAAGGCGCGGCTCAAGTTTCTCTTTCTCACTCACGGCTGGACCGTGGAGCGCTTTCAGGAGGAGCTGGAGCGGCGGATCGGCTTTCGCCTGGACCCCGCCGTTCCCGAGGAACCGCCGGACGACGTCTACCGCGACCATGTGGGGATCCACCCTCAGAAGCAAGACGGCTACGTCTATGCAGGCATCGCTGTCCTCCGGGGCCGAATGACCGCGGGCGAGATGAGGCTCGTGGCCGACCTGGCCGACCGCTACGGGACCGGCGAGCTGCGCACAACCGCCATGCAGAACCTGCTGATCCTCAACGTGCGCCCGCAAAACACGGAAGCCCTGGCGAAAGAGGTCGAGACGGCCGGGTTGAGGCTTCGCGCCTCCCCGTTCTGGCGGGGCACCATCGCCTGCACCGGCACCGAGTTCTGCAAGCTTGCACTGACGGAGACCAAGGGGTTCGCCCGCTGGTTGGTGGAGGAGCTGGAAACACGCATGCCGCGCTTCGAGCAGCACGTCAAGATCCACGTCACCGGCTGCCCCAACAGCTGCGGCCAGCACTGGATCGCCGACATCGGGATCGAGGGGAAGAAGACGAAGGTCGAAGGGACGATGGCGGACGCCTACTACTTCTGCGTGGGCGGGGCCGTGGGAAAGCACCAGGCCAAGGCCCGTCCGGTGGGCTACCGCGTTTCCGCGACCGAGGTGCCCGAAGCCATCGAGCGGCTCCTGAGGAGATACCTCGCCGATCGCAGCAACGGAGAGAACTTCCGCCAGTTCTGCTCCCGCCATACGGATGAGCAGCTGCGCGGGCTCCTCGCGGGTGGGGAGGTCGCCGCCGTGGCCCGGGACGCCTCGCCGGGCCGGCCGCCCCACGGCGTGGACGGGTAG
- a CDS encoding PadR family transcriptional regulator — protein sequence MSLKLAVLGLLVDSPRTGYDLKKLFDGSVGYFWQAKFQQIYGELRQLEGEGLVEKRDVPQVGRPTRKVYSITQTGRAALDAWLDTPSPLSPVRDEFLVKVSSFGRLPPERAVARLREHRHLHEERLATYRTIESRLKEAGWISEAGVAEPLLGGYLTLKRGIAYEEDTIRWCDWAIGLLEPRLPIG from the coding sequence ATGTCGTTGAAACTCGCGGTCTTAGGGCTCCTGGTGGACAGCCCCCGGACCGGCTATGACCTGAAGAAGCTCTTCGACGGGTCCGTCGGCTACTTCTGGCAGGCGAAATTCCAGCAGATCTACGGCGAGCTGCGGCAGCTCGAGGGCGAAGGGCTCGTCGAGAAGCGCGACGTTCCTCAGGTCGGCAGGCCAACGCGGAAGGTCTACTCGATCACCCAGACCGGCCGCGCGGCCCTCGACGCCTGGCTCGACACCCCGTCGCCGCTGAGCCCGGTCCGCGACGAGTTCCTCGTCAAGGTGTCCTCGTTCGGAAGGCTCCCCCCCGAGCGGGCCGTCGCCCGTCTCAGAGAGCACCGCCACCTCCATGAAGAGCGCCTTGCCACGTACCGGACGATCGAGTCGCGGCTCAAGGAGGCGGGCTGGATCTCGGAGGCCGGCGTGGCCGAGCCGCTGCTCGGCGGCTACCTCACGCTCAAGCGCGGGATCGCCTACGAGGAGGACACGATCCGCTGGTGCGACTGGGCGATCGGCCTCCTCGAGCCGCGGCTGCCCATCGGCTAG